Proteins from a genomic interval of Musa acuminata AAA Group cultivar baxijiao chromosome BXJ1-9, Cavendish_Baxijiao_AAA, whole genome shotgun sequence:
- the LOC103998720 gene encoding transcription factor bHLH146-like: MEEKRSKRRRACSPEPNAVVYAGFPCKYVGYLLPALARATSGAKEQKIEQVVRFQVDMALVLSATGFKWSRALKHKLERSDHIIELQRHPIADSIDSKLQLFLPPTVVVPRPLSLSLVRPKSLSRRSYISCSNNSVRGDDEFSRRMRALQRILPGGSEMRPRELLSEVKSYMVCLQLQVNILRTLVEIH; the protein is encoded by the coding sequence ATGGAAGAGAAGAGAAGCAAGAGGAGGCGCGCCTGCTCGCCCGAACCAAACGCTGTAGTCTACGCCGGCTTCCCATGCAAATATGTCGGCTATCTCCTGCCAGCTCTCGCGAGAGCCACCTCCGGTGCTAAAGAACAAAAGATCGAACAGGTGGTGCGGTTCCAAGTCGACATGGCGCTGGTGCTCTCGGCCACTGGGTTCAAATGGAGCCGCGCCTTGAAGCACAAGCTCGAGCGCAGCGATCACATAATCGAGCTCCAGCGCCACCCCATCGCCGACAGCATCGATTCAAAGCTTCAGCTGTTTCTGCCTCCCACCGTCGTCGTCCCTCggcctctgtctctgtctcttgtTAGGCCAAAAAGCCTGAGCCGGAGGAGTTACATTAGCTGCAGCAACAACAGCGTCAGAGGGGACGACGAGTTCAGCCGGCGCATGCGAGCTCTGCAGAGGATTTTGCCCGGCGGCAGCGAGATGCGTCCGAGGGAGCTGCTGTCGGAGGTGAAGAGCTACATGGTGTGCCTGCAGCTGCAGGTGAACATCCTGAGGACTCTTGTGGAGATCCACTGA